DNA sequence from the Anser cygnoides isolate HZ-2024a breed goose chromosome 22, Taihu_goose_T2T_genome, whole genome shotgun sequence genome:
ACGAGTCGCTGCTCCCTCACTGCCTCGAGGGAAGCCCTGGGGCCACAGGGGCGAGCTGGGCCCGATGCTCGGCGCGTTCTCCGTGGGGTGCGGAGCTGTGCATGCCCGCAGCCAGCGGCGGCTCGTGGTGTGTTTGGTGAGAGGGGCCCGGCTGGGCTCAGGGGCAGGGAAGCCGCGAGTTTTGGTGCCTGCCTGGCAGCACCGTGCAGTGGGGGGGCCGCGTTACGGCCTCAGGCCGGGCGCTGTCCCGGCTGGGTCGGACACGAGTGGTACAAGGGAGGAACGCGTGGGGCTCACGCTGCGGCGACACGGGGCTtctcccggcccggcccgggtTTGTTTGTGCGGCTGCTGGCATCCCTCTGATGTTTGCGGccagctcagtgctgctgcccttTGTAGTCAGGGCTGCTAATCCGCGGCGCTGCCCTAATTCCGCTGCGGGAGGGCGCAGCCCTTGAGCCCGGGCAGCTGCACGAGCAggctgtggggaaggggagcgTCCCCCGGAGCGTCCCCCGGCGCAGGGCAGCGTGACGGACCGGGCTcggctccctgcccctgcccctgccccgccgctGGCTGCTCTCGGCCTCCCCGGGCCCCGCTGGCGGCTCTGCTGCTCCCCCACACGACCTTCTCGTTACGTAACGACTCGCCGACGTTCAGCACCAACAGCACACCGAAATAACTGAAACGATGTTTTTCCAGCCTGGGAAAACACCGGCCCGCACCAAAACGCTGCCCTCGGAGGTTCCCCGAGCTGCAAAAAcgaggggcagggggacggcgcgggctgggtgctgggaggccgcccccggggggggctctgcagggcagcgGTGCTCCCCGGCAgcccggggccgtgcggggACAGCAGCAAACGCACCGGGGCCTCGGCCCGGTGCCTGGTGCCCCGTGGTCGGCCGCTCGCTGTGGCCACCATTTGCCTTCGGTGGCCAGCGAAGGCCGAAGGCAGGCACGGGGGAAGGGGGCAACGCAGTGAGGGTTCTCCAGCCCCGGCTGGGGGCAGGCTTGGGGGGTTTGGGCAATGCTGGGGGAGCCCCTCGGGCATCGGGGCCCAGGCTGGGCGCTCCGAGGAGCCGCGGTGTCGCTGCTGGCCTCACTCCccacctctgcttcctcccGCAGACCGAGCGACAGCATGGCTGCGACTGCCGCCGTCAGCCCCAGCGAGTACCTGCAGCCGGCCGCCTCCTCCGCACAGGTGAGCGCGGGGGCGCCGCGGGCTCCGCGCCGTGCCCCAGGCTCGGGACCGCCGGCAGcgagccccggggcggcccctgctgcccccgggAGGAGGCTGCCCGCAGGACAGGCGGGGGGGCCGCGCTCGGGGCCCGTTGCCAGCCCAGCGCTGGCTCCTGCAGCGGCTGCGTGGCGGTGTGCCCCCTGCCCGTGGCGGTGTGCCCCCTGCCCGTGGCAGTGTGCCCCCTGCCCGTGGCGCTGTGCCCCCTGCCCGTGCTGTGCCCCCTGCCCGTGGCGGTGTGCCCCCTGCCCGTGCTGTGCCTTCCCTAAGGACCTCTGGGGTCTCgttagctgctgctgccacgAGGCGGCCGGGGGATTAAAACCGGCGTGAAGCGCTGCGGGGGCGTGCAGGGGCggtgtgagcagcagcagacatGCAGGGCGTGTGCGGCTTCATGGAGGATGCGAGCGCGCAGACACACGATTACAAGGCAGCCGCCGTCCCGGTGGCTAAAAGTAGCACGGCTGGGGCGAGCGCGGGGCTCACGTGGTGCGGGTAATTAAGCCGCTCGCTTAATGAGGTGTCTGACGGGCGCGGGCTGCGTTACTTTCGGCAGCGTGTAGCCTTCCCCTGGCGGACTCGCCCTCGGGTCCGTTCGGCTCCAGCCCCCCCCTGACGTGCCCGTCTCCCTCCCAGGACTCGCAGCCGTCTCCCCTCGCCCTCCTCGCAGCGACATGTAGCAAAATCGGCCCCCCTGCCGTGGAAGCCGCCGTgactcctcctgcccctcctcagCCAACGCCTCGCAAACTCGTCCCCATCAAACCTGCTCCGCTCCCTCTGGGCTCTGGGAAGAACAACTTCGGGATCCTGTCATCGAAGGGGAACCTCTTCCAGCTCCAGGGCTCCCAGGTCGGCACCTCCTACGCCGGGGGGCAGCTGGTTTTTGCCATCCAGAACCCGGCCGTCATCAACAAGGGGCCCCGCGCGGCCGCCAACATCCAGTACCAGGCGGTGCCCCCGATCCAGCCCGCGGGGGCGCAGACCATCCAGGTCCAGCCCAACCTCGCCAACCAGATCCAGATAATTCCGGGCGCGAACCAGGCCATCCTCGCCCCGTCCTCGGCCTCTCACAAGCCCGTGCCCATCAAGCCGGCCCCGGCGCAGAAGGGGGCAGCGTCGCCGGTGCAGGGCGCGAGCAGCGTCGTCAAGCTGCCTGGCGGCAGCAACGTGACGCTCGCCCTGCCCGTCAACAACCTGGTGAGCGCGGCGGAGCCGGGCGCGCAGGCGCAGATCGTCGCGGAGAGCCCCTCGAAGCCCGGCAAAAAGCCTCGCAAGAAAGCCGCGTCGCCCGGCCAGCCCGCCGCCGTGGCCGTGGCCGAGCAGGTGGAGACGGTGCTGATCGAGACGACGGCGGAGAACATCATCCAGGCGGGGAACAACCTGCTCATCGTGCAGAGCCCGGGCTCGGGCCAGCCGGCCGTGGTGCAGCAGGTGCAGGTGGTGCAGCCCAAGCAGGAGCCGCAGGTGGTGCAGATCCCGCAGCAGGCCCTGCGCGTGGTGCAGGCCGCCTCCGCCACGCTGCCCACCGTCCCCCAGAAGTCCTCCCAGAACTTCCAGATCCAGACGACGGACCCCGCGCCCACGCAGGTACGCCGCCCTCTGCCGTGTCCCTCTGCCCCTCGCCCACCTTTAAGGACCAGGGGTTCTGTGAGCCACCCGGCGTCCCCGCCTTAGCGTCAGGTTCAGGCGTCGCTCACGCGGGTTCCGATGTCTCGGGGGGGCTGGGAGCGCAGCTGCTCCCCCGGTGGGGCTCTGTGAGGCCTCTCCTCCCGTCCGCCTCCTCTTGCGGGACCCGTAGGAGCGCCGCGTCCTTGAAGGCTCCGCTGTGGCGCCGGCTCGGGCCCGTACCCAGCCTGTGCGGAGGGGAGGGAAgcacggggaggggagggagcaggcTCACGGGCCGCAGGGCTGCGCTGCTGCCTTGGGGAACCGGGCCGCGAGGCCAGAGCAGCCCTTTGCTGCCGTGCCAAGTCAGGACTCGTCCGCGGGAGGCCCGCGGACTTCAGGGGCCGGGGCAGCTCCTCGTGCTCGGGGCCGTGGGGGCCCAGCAGGGCGGCTC
Encoded proteins:
- the SP2 gene encoding transcription factor Sp2; amino-acid sequence: MAATAAVSPSEYLQPAASSAQDSQPSPLALLAATCSKIGPPAVEAAVTPPAPPQPTPRKLVPIKPAPLPLGSGKNNFGILSSKGNLFQLQGSQVGTSYAGGQLVFAIQNPAVINKGPRAAANIQYQAVPPIQPAGAQTIQVQPNLANQIQIIPGANQAILAPSSASHKPVPIKPAPAQKGAASPVQGASSVVKLPGGSNVTLALPVNNLVSAAEPGAQAQIVAESPSKPGKKPRKKAASPGQPAAVAVAEQVETVLIETTAENIIQAGNNLLIVQSPGSGQPAVVQQVQVVQPKQEPQVVQIPQQALRVVQAASATLPTVPQKSSQNFQIQTTDPAPTQVYFKTPSGELQTVLLQEAPAVTVAPSGTSCSSPASRSPGGGGKKPATRKERPLPKIAPAGGVISLSAAQLAAAAQAMQTININGVQVQGVPVTITNSGGQQQLTVQNVSGNNLTISGLSPTQIQLQMEQALAGEAQPGEKRRRMACTCPNCKDGDKRPGDQGKKKHICHIPECGRTFRKTSLLRAHVRLHTGERPFVCNWVFCGKRFTRSDELQRHARTHTGDKRFECAQCQKRFMRSDHLTKHYKTHLVTKNL